A segment of the Streptomyces sp. L2 genome:
GAGCCGGGCGATCTCGCTCGCGACGACGTCGGCGGCCATGGTGCGCAGTGCCACCACGGTCGGCGTGATGTGTGCCGCCCGCTGGGCCGCGCCGAACGCGGCGACCTCGTCGGAGACGATACGCCGGACCTGGTCGACGTCGGCCGCCATCGGTGCGTCGGCCGAGGCCTCGGCGAGGGACTCGATGTCCACCAGGCGTACCCCGGCCAGCCGGTGCACGGCCGCGTCGATGTCGCGGGGCATCGCCAGGTCGAGGAGGAACAGGGCGGGCGCCGGGCGCGGGATCTCGGCGACCGGTTCGGGCTTGCGGCGCTCGGGGACGCGGCCGACGGTGGCGGCGGTCGCGGCGAGCGCGGTGATCAGCTCGGCGTCGGCCTCGGGGCCGCGGCGCTCGCGCCGGTCCGCGGTGGCGGCGCCGGTGGCCCAGGCCCCGTGCTGCTCCAGCGTGGCGGCGTCCATCCCGGCGACGGCGGCCTCGCCGTGCACGGAGAAGCCGGTGGCGCCCTGGACGGTCTGGACGCCCTGGACGGTTTGTGCGGGGGCCAGGTCGAGGGGGCAGTCATTGCCGGTCCCGGTGGCCCGCTGCGGGGCCTCGGCGGCCGTCAGGGTCGTACGACCGCTGCCCTCGCCTGTCTCCGCCGGACGTCCGGTGCGGTGCTCGACCGCCTCGGCGACCGCGTCCGCGGTGAGCACCAGGCCGGTGGCGCCGGTGCAGGAGACGACGACGTCGGCGCGGGCCAGTTCGCCCGGCACGGCGGCCATGCGCACGGCACGCGCGGCTACGGCGGTGTCGTCGCCCTCGCCGAGGCTGTGTCCGTATTGCTCTTCGAGCAGGAGCGCGAGACGCTCGGCGCGCTCGAAGGTGCGGTTGGCGACGACGACCTCGGCGATCCCGGCGCGGGCCAGGGTCGCGGCGGCCAGCGACGACATCGAGCCGGCGCCGATGACCAGGGCCGTACGGCCGGACGCCCAGTCCCGGACGTCGCCGCCGGCGGCCAGCTGCTCCATGCCGAAGGTGACCAGGGACTGGCCGGCGCGGTCGATGCCGGTCTCGGAGTGGGCGCGCTTGCCGGTGCGCAGGGCCTGCTGGAACAGGTCGTTCAGCAGCCGGCCGACGCTGTGCAGCTCCTGGGCGCGGGCCAGGCAGTCCTTGATCTGGCCGAGGATCTGCCCCTCGCCGACGACCATCGAGTCGAGTCCGCAGGCCACCGAGAACAGGTGGTGGACGGCCCGGTCCTCGTAGTGCACATAGAGATAGGGAGTGAGTTCGTCGAGGCCGACCCCGCTGTGCTGGGCGAGCAGCGTGGACAGCTCGGCGACACCGGCGTGGAACTTGTCGACGTCGGCGTACAGCTCGATGCGGTTGCAGGTGGCGAGCACCGCGGCCTCGGTGGCCGGTTCCGCGGCGACCGTGTCCTGGACCAGCTTGACCTGGGCGTCCACGCTCAGCGCGGCCCGCTCCAGCACGCTGACGGGCGCGCTGCGGTGGCTCAGCCCGACGACGAGGAGACTCATGCCGGCATCACGGCGGGCACGTCCCCGTCGGGTCCCTGGTCGGCGGACGCCTCGCGGGGGGTGGCCGCGGGCAGCGCGCCGTCACCGGCGGCGGTCTCCTCGCCGGCCTTGCGCTGCTCGTGGAACGCGAGGATCTGCAGCTCGATGGAGAGGTCGACCTTGCGCACGTCGACGCCGTCCGGGACGGACAGCACGGTCGGCGCGAAGTTCAGGATGGAGGTGACGCCGGCGGCGACCAGGCGGTCGCAGACCTGCTGGGCGGCGCCCGCGGGAGTCGCGATCACGCCGATCGACACCCGGTCGTCGTGGATGATCTTCTCCAGCTCGTCCGTGTGCTGGACGGGGATCCCGGCGACCGGCTTGCCGGCCATCGCGGGGTCGGCGTCGATCAGCGCGGCGACGCGGAAGCCACGGGAGGCGAACCCGCCGTAGTTGGCGAGGGCGGCGCCGAGGTTACCGATACCGACGATCACAACAGGCCAGTCCTGGGTCAGGCCCAGCTCGCGGGAGATCTGGTAGACGAGGTACTCGACGTCGTAGCCGACACCGCGCGTTCCGTACGACCCCAGGTAGGAGAAGTCCTTGCGCAGCTTGGCGGAGTTGACCCCCGCCGCCGCGGCCAGCTCCTCGGAGGAGACCGTGGGTACCGAGCGCTCCGACAGTGCGGTCAGGGCTCGGAGGTACAGCGGAAGCCTGGCGACGGTGGCCTCGGGAATCCCTCGGCTACGGGTCGCCGGTCGGTGTGTTCGGCCAGTTGCCACGGTGCTCCTGCGGGTAGAGCGGGGCTGTGGGCGGTCATACGTTCCCGGACCACCCCGTCGGAAGCAGGCTATGTCTTTGTGAACGCGTGCACAAAGATGGTGTCCGATTTGCCCGCCCAACGTGACCGGGCTCACGCACGTCACTCTTCGGCCAATCCCTGGGGGCAAAACCGACACTCTCCTTGCGAATCCCGCCCCCGAGACCAAACGTCCCGATCCTAAGCGACGTTCGGTACGGCCTTGTACTACTCGGTCAGTTCTTTGCGCAAACGAGCCTCGTCGACCCGCCAGAACGTGTGCTGCTCCCCGTCCACGAGAACGACGGGGATCTGCTCCCAGTACTGGTCGTGGAGGTCCTTGTCCTCGGTGATGTCCTTGCGCTCCCAGGGGACGCCGAGTTCGCCACAGACCTTGCCGACCACCTCCTGTGCGTCATCGCACAGGTGGCAGCCGGGCTTGCCGATGAGGGTGACCAGCCGCTCGCGCGGTCCGGCGGCGGCATCGGCGGCTACGGCGGCGGGGGCGGCCTTGCGCCGGAAGAGGGGGCTCATGTCAGCCATTGTCCCGCGTGCGCCGACCGTTTCCCGGTGACGCGTCGTACCCCACAGTTCACGGGGTAGGCACCTGTCCGCGCCGGAAGCACCGAACAAACTGGCTATGCTCACGCCATGGCCGCTCTCGGATGGCTCACCCCCCGTAGGCGCTCCGCCACGGCGCGGAGCGTGTTGGCAGGCGAGGCCTCGGCGGAGGCCGCCCGCAAGTCCTCGCAGGACGCGGAATCCGCCGCGCGGGGGCCCGCCGCCCAGGACGCCGCCGGCCGGGAACCCGAGTTCCCCGTGCTCGGCGACGACCGGGCCGCCGCCTTCTTCGACCTCGACAACACCGTCATGCAGGGCGCCGCGCTGTTCCACTTCGGACGCGGCCTGTACAAGCGGAAGTTCTTCGAGACGCGCGAGCTGGCCCGGTTCGCCTGGCAGCAGGCGTGGTTCCGGCTGGCCGGCGTCGAGGACCCCGAACACATGCAGGACGCCCGGGACTCGGCCCTCTCCATCGTCAAGGGCCACCGGGTCGCCGAACTGCGGGCGATCGGCGAGGAGATCTACGACGAGTACATGGCCGAGCGGATCTGGCCGGGCACCCGGGCGCTGGCCCAGGCCCACCTGGACGCGGGCCAGAAGGTGTGGCTGGTCACGGCCGCGCCGGTGGAGATCGCCCAGGTGATCGCGCGGCGACTGGGACTGACCGGGGCGCTCGGCACGGTGGCCGAGTCGGTCGACGGCGTCTACACCGGCCGGCTGGTCGGCGAGCCGCTGCACGGGCCGGCCAAGGCGGAGGCGGTGCGGGCGCTGGCGTCGGCGGAGAAGCTGGAGCTGGGGCGGTGCGCCGCGTACAGCGACTCGCACAACGACATCCCGATGCTGTCGCTCGTGGGGCACCCGTACGCCATCAACCCCGACGCGAAGCTGCGCAGGCACGCGCGCGAGAAGGACTGGCGGCTCCGGGACTACCGCACGGGGCGCAAGGCCGCGAAGGTCGGCATTCCCGCGGCGGCGGGCGTCGGCGCGGTCGCCGGTGGCACCGCTGCGGCGATCGCGTTCAGCCGACGCCGCCGATAGGTCGTCCCTGCGGTTCCAGGGTGCGGTGCGTTTCCGAGTGCGGGTACGTCGTGGCCGATCGCGCAGTTCCCCGCGCCCCTTACGGGGCGCTGCCCTAGCCGCGGGCAGGCGTGCCGCACGGGGCGGCACGGGTGGGCGCGGCGGCACCCTGGCAGCGCCGGCAAGCGGAACCCACCCCCGGCCGACACAAGCTTCGCGGGGCCGAATTATGCCGTGTGCTTGCCAACACGCCCCAGCTTTCGCAGAAACCCGCCCTCTTTCGATCAACGGGCGGTCAAATTACGTAACTTGAGAGGCCGTCAAACGGTTACAGAAGCGACGTAATCGATGATTTGAGCAACTGGGTGTAGCAGCGCCTGCACGAAGCGTTATTCTCCTCAAACGCAAACCGGTACCCCTCCGTCGCTACGACGGGTGAAAGGTTCCGTACTGCACGTGATGGAAGCTCTGCCTCTGGGAGTCCCGTGTACCCACACGTCGGGGTTGACGCCTCGGGCCTGGCTACGCTGCGCGCAACGATCGCAACGGTCAAAGAGACGCTGCGCGGCTTGGTCCCCACCGCGTACGCCGTCCCCGCCCTTGCCGTAGCCGCCGCGCCCGCCGGCCCGTGCTACGCCCTCGCCGACGGCGGTGCCGCAGTCGGCAGACGAGGGCGCGCCACCGGCGCGACCACCGTCCGCCGGCCGGCCGCCGACAGCGACAGCGCCCGCATGATGGACCTCGTCGAGCGCGCCCAGGCCGGCGAGGCCGACGCGTTCGGCCGTCTCTACGACCAGTACAGCGACACCGTGTACCGGTACATCTACTACCGGGTCGGCGGGAAGGCGACCGCCGAGGACCTCACGAGCGAGACCTTTCTGCGGGCGCTGCGCCGGATCGGCACCTTCACCTGGCAGGGCCGCGACTTCGGCGCCTGGCTGGTGACGATCGCCCGCAACCTCGTCGCCGACCACTTCAAGTCCAGCCGCTTCCGACTGGAGGTCACCACCGGCGAGATGCTCGACGCCAACGAGGTCGAGCGCTCCCCGGAGGACTCCGTCCTGGAGTCCCTCTCCAACGCCGCCCTGCTGGACGCCGTACGCCGGCTCAACCCCCAGCAGCAGGAGTGCGTGACGCTCCGCTTCCTCCAGGGCCTCTCGGTCGCCGAGACCGCCCGGGTCATGGGCAAAAACGAGGGCGCCATCAAGACCCTCCAGTACCGGGCCGTGCGCACCCTCGCCCGGCTCCTGCCGGACGACGCCCGCTGACACCCGCCCGCCGACACCCGACCGCTGACACCCGCCGGACGACGCCCACCACAGCAGGCCGGTCAACTCACGCACGGTGAGGGACCGTTGACTTTCCGAACCGTTCATCCGGCGTCCGTAACCCAAGTGCCGCGCCAGTCGTTGTGCGGGATACAGGCTCCCTGTGGTCACGTCCTGGCCGACCCTGATCGCTCGATCGAGTGGAAACGTCGTGGACGTGCAACCCTCAGGACCCCCTGGGGAGTCGACCGTCATGACGAGAGGAGGTGCCGCCAGTGATCGCGAACGTATCGGCACACCGGCGGGCGAACGCCTTCGCCCAGGCCCTGGAGGAGCAGTCCGACCGGGACACGGCGGCCGAGCAGTCCGCAGCACCGGCGCAGGCGCCGCGGGGCGCGGCGGAGCAGACCGAGCAGGGCGAGCTGCTGGCCCTCGCGACAGGTCTCGGCGCGCTGCCCAGGCCGCAGCTCGACCCGGAGGTCAAGGTCGTCCAGCGGGCCCAGCTGGTGGCCGCGATGGAGGCCATGCTCCAAGAGGGCACAGTGGGCGGGGCGGCGGACGCGTCGGTACCCGAGCAGAGGTCCCGGAGCCGGGGCACCCACCGGGCGACCTCGCTGAACAGACTCCGGCCGCGGAGCAGGCTGACCAAGGGGCTCGCCGCGGGCGGCCTCAGCGTCGGTGTGGCCGCGGGCGCCTTCGGCGGAGTAGCCGCCGCCAGCTCCAACGCACTGCCCGGTGACTCGCTGTACGGCCTGAAGCGCGGCATCGAGGACTTCAAGCTCAACTACATGAGCGACGGCGACGACCAGCGCGGCCAGACCTACCTCGACCAGGCCTCCACCCGGCTCAGCGAGGCCCGCCGGCTGATGGAGCGCGGCCGCAGCGGCCACCTCGACCACGAGTCCCTCGGTGAGATCCGCCGCACCCTGTCCGGAATGCAGCACGACGTCTCCGAGGGCCACCGCCTGCTGCACGCGGCCTACGAGGCCGACCCCGGCTCCCTCGGACCCATCCAGGCCCTCTCCAGCTTCTCCCGGTCCCACCGCGAGGCCTGGACCGCGCTCAGCGACAAGCTGCCCGTCCAGCTCGGAGACGTCAAGGACCGGGTGTCCTCGTCCTTCGACGCCATAGACGAAGAGGTCGCCCCGCTGCAGTCCCTGCTCCCGCAGACCCCGGCCCACCCCGGCGCGCGGCACGGCTCCGGCTCGGCGTCCACCGGCACCTCCGGCACCGACCGGCCGGCCACCCCGTCCACCGGGAAGGCCGCGCCCTCCGGCGGCCACACCGCCAGCGGCAGCCCCAGCGGCTCGGCCACCGGCAACAGCGGCGGCCTGCTCGGCGGCAGCACGGGCGGCCTGCTCGACCCGCCGAAGACCGGCGAGGACGGCAACACCCCGGCCACCACCAGTCCTCCGACCGCCGGCCACCCCGACGTCACCCTCCCGCCCCTCCTGCCGGGCCTCCTCCCCGGCCTCGGCATCGACGAACAGGACGCCGACTAACCCCACTCCGGTACGACGATGGGGGCGCCCTCACCCGAGCGGGGGCGCCCCCATCGTCGTACCGACAACTCTCAGAAGAAGACCGACCTGCGCTGCACCAGCAACTTGTAGAGCGTGTGCTGGATCTGTTCGCGGACCTGGTCGGTCAGGTTGAACATCAGCATCGGGTCGTCCGCGGCCTCCGGCGGATAGCCGTCCGTCGGGATCGGCTCGCCGAACTGGATCGTCCACTTGGTGGGCAGCGGGATCGCGCCCAGCGGACCCAGCCAGGGGAACGTCGGCGTCAGCGGGAAGTACGGGAAGCCCAGCAGCCGGGCCAGCGTCTTGGAGTTGCCGATCATCGGGTAGATCTCCTCCGCCCCGACGATCGAGCAGGGAATGATCGGCACCCCCTGCCGCAGCGCCGTCGAGACGAACCCGCCCCGGCCGAACCGCTGCAACTTGTAGCGCTCTCCGAACGGCTTCCCGATCCCCTTGAAGCCCTCCGGCATCACCCCGACCAGTTCGCCCTGCCCCAGCAGCCGCCCGGCGTCCTCCGCGCACGCCAAGGTGTGCCCCAGCTTGCGGGCCAGCTCGTTGACCACCGGCAGCATGAACACCAGGTCGGCCGCGAGCAGCCGCAGATGCCGGCCCGCCGGATGGTTGTCGTGCACCGCGACCTGCATCATCAGGCCGTCCAGCGGCAGCGTCCCCGAGTGGTTGGCGACGATCAGCGCGCCGCCCTCCTTCGGGATGTTCCCGATGCCCTTCACCTCGACCCGGAAGTATTTCTCGTACACGGGCCGCAGCAGCGACATCAGGACCTGGGAGGTCAGCTCCTCGTCGTAGCCGAAGTCGTCGACCTCGTAGTCCCCGGTGAGCCGGCGGCGCAGAAAGGCCAGTCCGGCCGCCACCCGCCGCTCCAGGCCGCCGTCGCCCGCGTCCCCGCCCCCGCTCCCCGGGTTCTCCGCACGGCTCACACCACCATCGTCCCGCGCCCCGCCCCGGCCCGGCAGTGCCTGCACGTCCCCAGCCTCCCCGGTGTCACCGGCCTCGCCGATCCCACGCACCGCCGCACCCTCGGCGCCGCTGCCCCCCTTGCGCCTGCTGCCCGCGCTCCGGCGCCGCGACGGCCGCTGCGCGCCGCCGCCCCCGCGGGACCGGTCGTCGTCGAACGGAATGACCTTGGCGTCCGCCATCGTTGATGCGCTCCTCGATCGGCGCTAGCTAGTTGGCGCTCTGGGAATGACTGCGGGAGGGACCCGGGCCGGAGCCGCGCGGGACGCCGGTGGCGGAACCCCGCTCGGACAGCGCGGCCACCCGGTCGACCGCGCCCGCGAGGATCTCCGGCGGCAGCAGCCCCGGGCCCTGACCGCGCGCGAAGTCCGCGAACGTCTCCGCGGTGGTGTGCTTCGGCCGGAACCCCAGCGTCTCCCGCATCTGCGTCGTGTCGACCACCCGGCCGTGCGTGAGCAGCCGGATCTGCTCCGGGGAGAAGTCCGTCATGCCGAGGGTCCGCACCAGGGAGCCGGCCCAGGTGACCGCGGGCAGCAGCAGCGGCACCGTCGGCCGGCCCAGCCGACGCGAGCACTGCGACAGCAGCAGCACCCCGTCCCCGGCGATGTTGAACGTGCCGCTGTTCAGCGTGCCCCGGCGGGCCTCGTGGCAGGAGATCCGCAGCACCTCGATGACGTCGTCCTCGTGCACGAACTGCAGCCGGGGGTCGTAGCCGAACACGGTCGGCAGGACCGGCAGCGCGAAGTAGGAGGCGAGCGGGGTGTCCGCGGCCGGGCCGAGGATGTTGGCGAACCGCAGCACGCACACGGCGACGTCGGGCCGCCGCCGGGCGAACCCGCGCACATACCCCTCGACCTCCACCGTGTCCTTCGCGAAGCCGCCGCTGGGCAGCGACTTGGCCGGGGTGGTCTCGGTGAACACGGCCGGATCGCGCGGTGCGGAACCGTAGACGTTCGTACTGGACTTCACCACCAGCCGCCGCACCGCCGGCGACTTCTGGCAGGCGCCGAGGAGCTGCATGGTGCCGATGACATTGGTCTCCTTGACCGTGGCCCGGCTGCCGGCGCCCAGGGCCGTGCCCGCCACGTCCAGGTGGACGACCGTGTCGGCGCCCGTCTCGGCGAGCACCCGGGCGATGCCGGGCTGCCGGATGTCGGCCTGGATGAAGTCCGCCCCGCCCAGGTGGTGCGCGGGAGGCACCGCGTCCACGGCGATCACCCGGTCTACCTCCGGGTCACGCTGGATCCGCCGTACGAACCGGCCGCCCACCTGCCGGGCCACTCCGGTGACCAGCACGATCTTTCCCAAGATCAGCGCCTTCCTTCCCGACTCGCCCCGACTCGCGCGAGACCTGGTCCCAGCCCAGGTTCCCCGTGTGCCGCCAACTTAGCGGGTGGATGTTGCCCTGTGATGACCACCGGACAGGCGAGATGGCGGAATTTCACCGGCCACCGCGCCCCCGGACCTGCCAGTGGCCGCGGATCCGCCGATGACCCCGGACATGCCTGTGGCCCCCCGGCCGAGATGGCTGGGGGGCCACAGAGACACGCCTCTCGCGGCGCCGCCTACTTCTTGTTGCGACGCTGAACGCGCGTGCGCTTGAGCAGCTTGCGGTGCTTCTTCTTGGCCATCCGCTTGCGCCGCTTCTTGATTACAGAGCCCACGACTACCCTCGCTCACTTCTCATCACTGGTTGTTTGGGCGCCATGGGCCCACACGACCTACGAGGGGCTAGCCTACCCGCTTGAGCGGGCGCACTTGTAATCGAGGGTTTTCCGCTAGGCCGTCTCCACCCCCACATAGCTCTCGCGAAGGTACTCGTGTACCGCTTGCTCGGGGACGCGGAAGGACCGCCCCACCCGGATCGCGGGCAGATGACCGCTGTGCACCAGCCGGTACACGGTCATCTTCGACACTCGCATCACCGAGGCGACCTCCGCCACGGTAAGGAACTGAACCTCGTTCAGAGGCCTTTCGCCAGCTGCAGCCATGACACACCTGAACCTTCCGCACTCGACGGCCACCGGCTTCCCCTTCCGGTGACTCTTCGTCGTTGCGTGCTCACTCCCCAATGTAGGGGCGGGTGATGCGAGTGGGGAAGAGGTGCACCCATCACAGGCCTACTGTGACAAGCATGCTCGTTTGAGTACGTAGCGGGCCAGCGGCCGGTACGCAGCAGACGGCACCCCGTCATCAAGCGGAACGACGACGGCCACGCGCCCCTCGGCCTGCCCCACGAACGGCGCCGGATCGTCGGCGTCCGCCAGCCCGATCGCCTCGAACCCCAGCTGACCTGCACCGCAGAGCCACCCGTGATCGCCGATCACCAGCTCGGGCAACGGCCCCCCGCACCGGGCCGCCGCATCCAGCGCGACCCGAACCGGGAGCGGCGAGTGGCTGTGCACACCCGGCTCACAACCGGGGCGCTCGGAGACGGGTTCCCGCACCAACGCGACATCCCGTGCGTAGTCCACGGTGAGCGTGCGTAGATCGAACT
Coding sequences within it:
- a CDS encoding glutamyl-tRNA reductase, which gives rise to MSLLVVGLSHRSAPVSVLERAALSVDAQVKLVQDTVAAEPATEAAVLATCNRIELYADVDKFHAGVAELSTLLAQHSGVGLDELTPYLYVHYEDRAVHHLFSVACGLDSMVVGEGQILGQIKDCLARAQELHSVGRLLNDLFQQALRTGKRAHSETGIDRAGQSLVTFGMEQLAAGGDVRDWASGRTALVIGAGSMSSLAAATLARAGIAEVVVANRTFERAERLALLLEEQYGHSLGEGDDTAVAARAVRMAAVPGELARADVVVSCTGATGLVLTADAVAEAVEHRTGRPAETGEGSGRTTLTAAEAPQRATGTGNDCPLDLAPAQTVQGVQTVQGATGFSVHGEAAVAGMDAATLEQHGAWATGAATADRRERRGPEADAELITALAATAATVGRVPERRKPEPVAEIPRPAPALFLLDLAMPRDIDAAVHRLAGVRLVDIESLAEASADAPMAADVDQVRRIVSDEVAAFGAAQRAAHITPTVVALRTMAADVVASEIARLDGRLPDLDARQRGEIRQAVHRVVDKLLHAPTVRVKELAAEPGGAGYADALRTLFDLDPETVAAVSRAGDSTETKDRPA
- a CDS encoding redox-sensing transcriptional repressor Rex, whose product is MATGRTHRPATRSRGIPEATVARLPLYLRALTALSERSVPTVSSEELAAAAGVNSAKLRKDFSYLGSYGTRGVGYDVEYLVYQISRELGLTQDWPVVIVGIGNLGAALANYGGFASRGFRVAALIDADPAMAGKPVAGIPVQHTDELEKIIHDDRVSIGVIATPAGAAQQVCDRLVAAGVTSILNFAPTVLSVPDGVDVRKVDLSIELQILAFHEQRKAGEETAAGDGALPAATPREASADQGPDGDVPAVMPA
- a CDS encoding glutaredoxin family protein; its protein translation is MADMSPLFRRKAAPAAVAADAAAGPRERLVTLIGKPGCHLCDDAQEVVGKVCGELGVPWERKDITEDKDLHDQYWEQIPVVLVDGEQHTFWRVDEARLRKELTE
- a CDS encoding HAD-IB family hydrolase produces the protein MAALGWLTPRRRSATARSVLAGEASAEAARKSSQDAESAARGPAAQDAAGREPEFPVLGDDRAAAFFDLDNTVMQGAALFHFGRGLYKRKFFETRELARFAWQQAWFRLAGVEDPEHMQDARDSALSIVKGHRVAELRAIGEEIYDEYMAERIWPGTRALAQAHLDAGQKVWLVTAAPVEIAQVIARRLGLTGALGTVAESVDGVYTGRLVGEPLHGPAKAEAVRALASAEKLELGRCAAYSDSHNDIPMLSLVGHPYAINPDAKLRRHAREKDWRLRDYRTGRKAAKVGIPAAAGVGAVAGGTAAAIAFSRRRR
- a CDS encoding ECF subfamily RNA polymerase sigma factor, BldN family, which produces MYPHVGVDASGLATLRATIATVKETLRGLVPTAYAVPALAVAAAPAGPCYALADGGAAVGRRGRATGATTVRRPAADSDSARMMDLVERAQAGEADAFGRLYDQYSDTVYRYIYYRVGGKATAEDLTSETFLRALRRIGTFTWQGRDFGAWLVTIARNLVADHFKSSRFRLEVTTGEMLDANEVERSPEDSVLESLSNAALLDAVRRLNPQQQECVTLRFLQGLSVAETARVMGKNEGAIKTLQYRAVRTLARLLPDDAR
- a CDS encoding DUF5667 domain-containing protein yields the protein MIANVSAHRRANAFAQALEEQSDRDTAAEQSAAPAQAPRGAAEQTEQGELLALATGLGALPRPQLDPEVKVVQRAQLVAAMEAMLQEGTVGGAADASVPEQRSRSRGTHRATSLNRLRPRSRLTKGLAAGGLSVGVAAGAFGGVAAASSNALPGDSLYGLKRGIEDFKLNYMSDGDDQRGQTYLDQASTRLSEARRLMERGRSGHLDHESLGEIRRTLSGMQHDVSEGHRLLHAAYEADPGSLGPIQALSSFSRSHREAWTALSDKLPVQLGDVKDRVSSSFDAIDEEVAPLQSLLPQTPAHPGARHGSGSASTGTSGTDRPATPSTGKAAPSGGHTASGSPSGSATGNSGGLLGGSTGGLLDPPKTGEDGNTPATTSPPTAGHPDVTLPPLLPGLLPGLGIDEQDAD
- a CDS encoding lysophospholipid acyltransferase family protein, encoding MADAKVIPFDDDRSRGGGGAQRPSRRRSAGSRRKGGSGAEGAAVRGIGEAGDTGEAGDVQALPGRGGARDDGGVSRAENPGSGGGDAGDGGLERRVAAGLAFLRRRLTGDYEVDDFGYDEELTSQVLMSLLRPVYEKYFRVEVKGIGNIPKEGGALIVANHSGTLPLDGLMMQVAVHDNHPAGRHLRLLAADLVFMLPVVNELARKLGHTLACAEDAGRLLGQGELVGVMPEGFKGIGKPFGERYKLQRFGRGGFVSTALRQGVPIIPCSIVGAEEIYPMIGNSKTLARLLGFPYFPLTPTFPWLGPLGAIPLPTKWTIQFGEPIPTDGYPPEAADDPMLMFNLTDQVREQIQHTLYKLLVQRRSVFF
- a CDS encoding NAD-dependent epimerase/dehydratase family protein; this encodes MGKIVLVTGVARQVGGRFVRRIQRDPEVDRVIAVDAVPPAHHLGGADFIQADIRQPGIARVLAETGADTVVHLDVAGTALGAGSRATVKETNVIGTMQLLGACQKSPAVRRLVVKSSTNVYGSAPRDPAVFTETTPAKSLPSGGFAKDTVEVEGYVRGFARRRPDVAVCVLRFANILGPAADTPLASYFALPVLPTVFGYDPRLQFVHEDDVIEVLRISCHEARRGTLNSGTFNIAGDGVLLLSQCSRRLGRPTVPLLLPAVTWAGSLVRTLGMTDFSPEQIRLLTHGRVVDTTQMRETLGFRPKHTTAETFADFARGQGPGLLPPEILAGAVDRVAALSERGSATGVPRGSGPGPSRSHSQSAN
- a CDS encoding AURKAIP1/COX24 domain-containing protein, whose product is MGSVIKKRRKRMAKKKHRKLLKRTRVQRRNKK
- a CDS encoding helix-turn-helix domain-containing protein — its product is MAAAGERPLNEVQFLTVAEVASVMRVSKMTVYRLVHSGHLPAIRVGRSFRVPEQAVHEYLRESYVGVETA